GATTGTGAACGCTCGCCCTCCGGCAGCGGTAGCCGGCGGCAACGTCGAGACTTCGCAGCGCACCGTCGATGTGCTGATGCGCGCCCTGGCGCAAGCCACTCCCGACCGCGTGCCTGCCGCAAGCGCAGGAACCATGACCAATGTCACCGTCGGCGGGATGGATCCACGCACCGGCCAATCGTTCGCGTATTACGAAACCACCGCCGGCGGCATGGGCGCGCGGCCCGGACTGGATGGCGTGCCCGGCGTACACACGCACATGACCAACTCGCTGAACACGCCCGTTGAGGCGCTTGAATACGCGTATCCCTTCCGCGTTCGCCGCTATAGTTACCGCCGCGGGTCCGGCGGCGCTGGCCGGCATCGCGGCGGCGACGGCCTGGTTCGCGAGATCGAGTTGCTGGCCGATTCGCAGGTCACCATTCTTGCCGACCGCAGAAAAGTCGGGCCATACGGATTAGCGGGCGGCGAACCGGGAGCGACCGGCAAGGCAACTCTGTTGCGCCGCGATGGCACCCGAGAAGAACTGCCCGGCAAGTGCAATCGCCAAGCCAGTGCCGGCGACGTCCTGCGCATCGAAACCCCCGGCGGAGGCGGCTGGGGGAAAAGCCGGTAGGTAGCTGCGGATTGCCGAAATCCTGATGCTTCCGCCGGTTCTGCGCATCTTACTTATCCGTGCCCCGCGGACCCTGGGCATGCTATGGCAACGCGCGGAATCGAGGCCGGGAAGAGCGCGCCAGCACTGGCGCACAAATACTCCGAAGTGCGCGCCACCACGCTGCGGCTGACGGCGCCGCTTTCCGCCGAAGACCAGATGTTGCAATCCATGCCGGATGCCAGCCCGGTAAAGTGGCATTTGGCGCATACCACGTGGTTCTTCGAAACTTTTCTCCTGACACCGCACGCCGGCAATTACCAGCCTTGCGACCCCCGCTTCCGGCAGCTCTTCAATTCTTACTACAAGCGCGTGGGCGAGCATCCCCTCCGCGGCGCGCGTGGGCTGATGTCGCGCCCGTCCCTGGATGAGGTGCATGCCTATCGGCACAGCGTCGATGCCGCCATGCTCGAACTGATCGACGAAGCCGACGACGATGTTCTTGCCCTCATCGAACTCGGCCTGAACCATGAGCAGCAGCACCAGGAGTTAATTGTTACCGACGTCAAACACGCTTTGTGGTGCAGCCCGCTCCGGCCAAGCTACCTTTCCCGGCCGATCATCCCGCCCGGTGCCGCGGGGGAACTGCATTGGCGAAGCTTCGAGGGCGGCGTTCACGAAATCGGTCATACCGGAAGCGGCTTCGCGTTCGACAACGAAGGCCCCCGGCACCAGGTGCTGCTGCGGCCCTTCCGGCTAGCTTCCCGAGCCGTTACGAGCGGCGAGTGGCTGCAGTTCATGGCCGACGACGGCTATCGGCGTCCCGAGTTTTGGCTCTCCGACGGCTGGGACACGGTGTGCGCGCAGCAATGGGACGCGCCGCTCTACTGGGAACGCCACGAGGGTTCGTGGTGGCAGTACACGATGAGTGGGCCACGGGCCGTTGACGCCAGCGAACCCGTATGTCACGTGAGCTATTACGAAGCCGACGCCTTTGCGCGCTGGGCGGGGGCGCGCCTGCCGTCGGAGGCAGAGTGGGAGATCGCCGCGGCGCGCAGCCCGAGTTGGGGCGCCATGCTGGAAGATGAAACCTTCCATCCTCAGGCCGCAGACGACGGGAACGCCCTCAACGACGAACGGGCTCCGGCATTGCGGCAGATCTTCGGCGACATCTGGGAGTGGACCGCCACCCCTTACGTCGCGTATCCGGGTTTTCGTCCGGCGGCGGGCGCGCTCGGTGAATACAACGGAAAGTTCATGTGCAACCAGTTCGTCCTGCGCGGTGGCTCGTGTGCGACCCCCGCCAGTCATATCCGCGTGACCTATCGGAATTTCTTTCCGCCGCAGGCGCGGTGGCAATTTTCAGGAGTACGGCTTGCGAGCGACCAAGACTGAAGTCCAGCGTTCCCAATCGATTGCCGACGAGGTCCGCGCCGGGCTCAGTGCCCGGCCGAAGACGCTTTCGCCCAAGCTGTTTTACGACGCTGCCGGCTCTGAGCTGTTCGAACAGATCACTGCCCTTCCCGAGTACTACCTCACTCGGACCGAAACTTCCATCCTGCGGCAGCAGGCGCGATCGATGGTCCTGGCAGCGGGTCTTCCGCCCAGCGTCATTGAACTGGGCGCCGGCACCGCAACCAAGTCGCGATTGATCCTGGAGGCGCTCCAGGCCTTGCGCGGGGAGGCGCATTTTTTCCCAGTGGACGTTTCGGAAGCGGCGTTGGCGGAGGCGGAACAGAACTTGCGATCGCTGCGGCGCGTCAAAGTCCAGCCGCTCATCGCCGATTATGCCGATGGCATGGAGTTCATTTCCGAGGTTCCAGGGCCGCGGCTTATTCTTTATTTAGGATCGAGCATCGGAAACTTCGAACCGATGCACGCTTCGCGGCTGCTGGCCCGTCTGCGGACGCGGTTGACGGCCGCGGACACGCTGCTGCTCGGCACCGACCTGGTCAAATGCGAATCGATCCTGTTGCCCGCCTACGACGACGCTGCCGGCGTCACCGCCAGGTTCAACCGCAATTTGCTGGTGCGAATTAACCGCGAGTTGGGCGCTGACTTCGATGCCGAATCGTTTACCCACGTGGCGCGCTGGAATTCGCTGGCCTCGCGCATCGAAATCTATCTCCAAAGCACCCGCGCCCAACAGGTCACAATTCCGGCGTTGCGCATGCGAATTTCTTTCGACCCGGGCGAAACCATCCACACTGAAAACAGCTATAAGTTCACCGAGAGCATGGTGGATTCCATCCTCGAAAACGGCGGCTTCGCTCGCGAATCGACCTGGCATGACGCGCGCCGCTGGTTTGCCCTGCAACTGGCGCGCGCCCGGAGAATCTGAACTGGATTCGCCAAAGCGCGCGCCTAGGTTAGTTAGTTACTGTCTCTAATTTTCGCCGTAGATCAGGACCTGTGTCGCCTCGCCGGTCGCGTTAGTGCTGCTGCCCCAAAGAGCGGCGCTGCCCCACAATGAAGCGAAGCCGGTGTCGGTGCTGCTGCCCCAAAGAGCGGCGGAGCCCCACAGCGCGGCACTGCCCCACAACGACGATTGCGTCCCGACAAATGCCTGGCTGCCCCAGATCGACGCGCTTCCCCACAACGCCGCGCTGCCCCACAGGGCCGCGGAGTCGTTGACGAAATAAACGCTCTGCGTTGAGGAATCGTACGCCACCGTGGGCGACGTTGCCGGCAGTAACGCCAGGTCATTGCTCATCAGCGCGGCGGCAAGATCCAGGTAGCCGGCGCCCACGGTGAACACGTCGTACTGGCTGGTGTAGGTGGTCCCGGTAGCGGCGTCGTAGACCGAGCTGTACTGCGGGAAGTTCTTCGCCGCTGTCTTCATCAGGCGAGCTTTCACCTGGTCAGGCGTCAACAGCGGGTGCGCTTCCAGCAGGTCGGCCACGGCGCCGCTGACTACGCCTGCCGCCATGCTGGTGCCGCTGAGCCTGTAGTAGTAAGCCGAGTTGCCCAAGGGGGCCGGGGATTGATAGTACGAGTACGGAATCTGGTTCACCGTGAAGTTGTTCACCACGTAGCCGCCCGCTGACACGCGCGCGACCACCCGGTTTCCTGGCGCGACGATGTCGGGCTTGGCAATGTGATCGACTAACGTCGGTCCCTTGGAGCTGTAGCTGGCGATGGTGTCGTCGGCCACGCTCATCGTGTCCTGCGTTTTCATTGCGCCGACGGTGATGACGTAGGGATCGTTGCCGGGCGCGGTGATCGTGCCATAGCCCTGCGTGCCCGCGGAGTTGTTGCGGCCATCATTACCGGCTGCG
This region of Terriglobales bacterium genomic DNA includes:
- the egtB gene encoding ergothioneine biosynthesis protein EgtB, whose product is MATRGIEAGKSAPALAHKYSEVRATTLRLTAPLSAEDQMLQSMPDASPVKWHLAHTTWFFETFLLTPHAGNYQPCDPRFRQLFNSYYKRVGEHPLRGARGLMSRPSLDEVHAYRHSVDAAMLELIDEADDDVLALIELGLNHEQQHQELIVTDVKHALWCSPLRPSYLSRPIIPPGAAGELHWRSFEGGVHEIGHTGSGFAFDNEGPRHQVLLRPFRLASRAVTSGEWLQFMADDGYRRPEFWLSDGWDTVCAQQWDAPLYWERHEGSWWQYTMSGPRAVDASEPVCHVSYYEADAFARWAGARLPSEAEWEIAAARSPSWGAMLEDETFHPQAADDGNALNDERAPALRQIFGDIWEWTATPYVAYPGFRPAAGALGEYNGKFMCNQFVLRGGSCATPASHIRVTYRNFFPPQARWQFSGVRLASDQD
- the egtD gene encoding L-histidine N(alpha)-methyltransferase produces the protein MRATKTEVQRSQSIADEVRAGLSARPKTLSPKLFYDAAGSELFEQITALPEYYLTRTETSILRQQARSMVLAAGLPPSVIELGAGTATKSRLILEALQALRGEAHFFPVDVSEAALAEAEQNLRSLRRVKVQPLIADYADGMEFISEVPGPRLILYLGSSIGNFEPMHASRLLARLRTRLTAADTLLLGTDLVKCESILLPAYDDAAGVTARFNRNLLVRINRELGADFDAESFTHVARWNSLASRIEIYLQSTRAQQVTIPALRMRISFDPGETIHTENSYKFTESMVDSILENGGFARESTWHDARRWFALQLARARRI
- a CDS encoding S8 family peptidase; this translates as MRKLLLLLVSCSLLTFADDTKLASDLKGKTGDVAIDVVVQYAVPPTQRHKDRIAAHGGQVKTDLQVVKAVSASLPASKLRDLSNDPDVVYVSPDRTVVGSLNYVTTAVGANYAWQSGYDGTGIGVAVIDSGINPGGSDFNTTPTSRTSRVVYSQNFTTERSAGDGYGHGTHVASIIAGNGAASICSTCFVTFKGMAPTANLINLKVLNAVGQGQDSYVIAAIQTAISLKAKYNIRVINLSLGRPVYESYQQDPLCQAVEQAWRAGIVVVAAAGNDGRNNSAGTQGYGTITAPGNDPYVITVGAMKTQDTMSVADDTIASYSSKGPTLVDHIAKPDIVAPGNRVVARVSAGGYVVNNFTVNQIPYSYYQSPAPLGNSAYYYRLSGTSMAAGVVSGAVADLLEAHPLLTPDQVKARLMKTAAKNFPQYSSVYDAATGTTYTSQYDVFTVGAGYLDLAAALMSNDLALLPATSPTVAYDSSTQSVYFVNDSAALWGSAALWGSASIWGSQAFVGTQSSLWGSAALWGSAALWGSSTDTGFASLWGSAALWGSSTNATGEATQVLIYGEN